A genomic segment from Magnetococcales bacterium encodes:
- a CDS encoding NeuD/PglB/VioB family sugar acetyltransferase, with the protein MTTSLVDVNTGDSVLHRVLLGAGGHARVLMDALIQTATVVSAVYIPTHELLPPWCEKMEPVHSDDQLLLRFPPPTTGLILGIGSVGDNGKRIRLFEHYNTLGYSFCPVPHPHRLQASGVRMGEGCQIMAGTILQPGVVLGNNVIINTGARIDHDTLIDDHVHIAPGVILSGGVHVERGAHIGTGAVVIQGIRIGAGALVAAGATVVANVASGDRVAGVPARRMTRGQ; encoded by the coding sequence CGGGTGATTCAGTGCTGCATCGGGTCCTCCTGGGCGCCGGCGGGCATGCCCGGGTCCTGATGGACGCCTTGATCCAAACCGCCACCGTGGTTTCGGCTGTCTATATCCCAACGCATGAACTCCTCCCCCCCTGGTGCGAAAAGATGGAGCCGGTTCATTCCGATGACCAACTGTTGCTACGGTTTCCCCCGCCAACGACAGGATTGATTCTCGGAATCGGTTCCGTCGGCGACAACGGCAAACGGATTCGCTTGTTCGAGCATTACAACACGCTGGGCTACTCTTTCTGCCCGGTGCCGCATCCCCATCGCCTTCAAGCCTCCGGGGTGCGCATGGGCGAAGGTTGCCAGATCATGGCCGGGACCATCCTTCAACCGGGGGTGGTCCTGGGAAACAATGTGATCATCAATACCGGCGCCCGCATCGACCATGACACCCTGATCGATGATCATGTCCACATCGCCCCAGGGGTGATTCTGTCCGGTGGGGTACACGTCGAACGGGGCGCTCATATCGGAACCGGAGCCGTGGTGATTCAGGGAATCCGGATCGGCGCCGGGGCCCTGGTCGCCGCCGGAGCGACCGTCGTTGCCAACGTCGCATCCGGGGACCGGGTCGCGGGCGTTCCCGCCCGCCGCATGACCCGTGGCCAATGA
- a CDS encoding nucleotidyltransferase family protein, whose protein sequence is MTTVEYWRKVVIGSQTSVLDVMKVIDRGALRVALVTDEANRLIGVVTDGDIRRGLLNGVNMKDPVERVMAREPTVARATDAEDRVLALMTSKSIDHMPIIDEEGRLIGLKTLRELASREQRKNWVVLMAGGLGSRMGPLTKTCPKPMLKVGTKPILELILESFAAHGFYKFYVSVNYRKEVIQDYFRDGSDWGVDIHYLEEDERRGTAGPLALLPEVPEEPFFVMNGDLLTQINFKNILEFHEEHGSLATLCVRKVEQAIPYGVVHTRQHTLLGIEEKPVQEYFINAGIYLLDPQVVDYIPRNTYFDMPDLFHKVIASGHATAAFPFLDYWMDIGRMADLKQASQDYSEVFS, encoded by the coding sequence ATGACGACCGTTGAGTATTGGCGAAAGGTTGTCATCGGTTCGCAGACATCGGTTTTGGATGTCATGAAGGTCATCGATCGGGGTGCGCTGCGGGTGGCCTTGGTGACGGATGAGGCGAACCGATTGATCGGTGTCGTCACGGATGGCGACATCCGTCGGGGACTTCTCAATGGAGTCAACATGAAAGACCCGGTGGAACGGGTCATGGCGCGCGAACCGACGGTGGCTCGGGCGACCGATGCCGAAGACCGGGTCCTGGCGTTGATGACGAGCAAAAGCATCGATCACATGCCCATCATCGATGAAGAGGGACGGCTGATCGGCCTGAAGACCTTGCGGGAATTGGCCAGCCGGGAGCAACGAAAAAACTGGGTGGTGCTCATGGCAGGGGGGTTGGGATCGCGCATGGGTCCTCTGACCAAAACCTGTCCCAAACCAATGTTGAAAGTCGGAACCAAACCAATCCTTGAACTGATCCTCGAAAGTTTTGCCGCCCACGGCTTTTACAAGTTTTATGTGTCGGTAAACTATCGCAAGGAAGTCATTCAGGATTATTTCAGGGATGGTTCCGATTGGGGCGTGGACATCCACTATCTGGAGGAGGATGAACGGCGGGGAACGGCAGGTCCCCTGGCCCTCCTGCCGGAGGTGCCCGAGGAACCCTTCTTCGTCATGAACGGCGACCTCCTGACCCAGATCAATTTCAAAAACATCCTCGAATTTCACGAGGAACATGGCTCACTGGCAACCTTGTGTGTCCGCAAGGTGGAACAGGCGATTCCTTATGGCGTGGTCCATACCCGCCAACACACACTGCTCGGCATCGAGGAAAAACCGGTCCAGGAATATTTCATCAATGCGGGAATCTACCTCCTGGATCCGCAGGTTGTGGATTACATTCCACGCAACACCTATTTCGACATGCCCGACCTCTTCCACAAAGTGATCGCAAGCGGACATGCCACGGCAGCGTTTCCGTTTCTGGACTATTGGATGGACATCGGTCGGATGGCGGATTTGAAACAGGCAAGCCAGGATTATTCCGAGGTATTTTCCTGA
- a CDS encoding DUF1640 domain-containing protein, which translates to MPLMFDSLAYAKKLKAAGVPEAQAEIQAETIVEWMEERLATKLELEQVQVNVQRDIESLRAELKRDLKELDVKIESVRAELKRDIDSLRSELRRDIKELDVKIESVRAELKRDLKELEQRMVIKLGSLMFVAVGAVAALVKLL; encoded by the coding sequence ATGCCGCTCATGTTTGATTCGCTGGCCTACGCCAAAAAATTGAAAGCCGCCGGTGTTCCCGAAGCCCAGGCGGAAATACAGGCCGAAACCATCGTCGAATGGATGGAAGAACGCCTGGCCACCAAACTGGAACTGGAACAGGTCCAGGTGAATGTGCAGCGGGACATCGAGTCGCTCCGGGCGGAGTTGAAACGGGACCTCAAGGAACTCGATGTCAAGATCGAGTCGGTCCGGGCAGAGTTGAAGCGGGACATCGATTCGCTCCGATCGGAGTTGAGGCGGGATATCAAGGAACTCGATGTCAAGATCGAATCGGTCCGGGCGGAACTGAAGCGGGACCTCAAGGAACTGGAGCAACGGATGGTGATCAAGCTTGGGAGCCTGATGTTCGTGGCGGTTGGGGCCGTGGCGGCACTGGTAAAACTGCTTTGA
- a CDS encoding pyridoxal phosphate-dependent aminotransferase: protein MAVPSHRIQKVKPSATLQITAKAKALRAQGRNVIGLGAGEPDFDTPEHIKEAAIRALREGFTKYTPVDGIPELKKAIIGKMQRDNHLSYEPDEVLVTSGGKQAFFNMALAMLNPGDEVIIPAPYWVSYPDMTLVADGQPVIIDTHESDGFKLNPERLAAAITPKTRFVVLNSPSNPTGAAYSALEMTKIADVLRAHPHVWAVSDDIYEKIVYDGFRHVTLVALAPFLKDRTLILNGVSKTYSMTGWRIGYAVGPREAIKAMGKVQEQSTSCATSIAQRAAAVAISGDQACVEPMVQAFKERRDFIVAALNAIPGIHCNMPEGAFYVFPNVGGLMGRKTPKGALINNSMDLADYLLNDLDVALVPGLAFGKDPFVRISFAIALDDLKEAMKRIERAARELGVV, encoded by the coding sequence ATGGCCGTCCCATCCCATCGCATTCAGAAGGTGAAGCCTTCGGCAACACTACAAATTACCGCCAAAGCCAAGGCGTTGCGCGCCCAGGGCAGGAATGTCATCGGACTGGGCGCGGGCGAACCCGATTTCGATACCCCGGAACACATCAAGGAAGCGGCCATTCGTGCCCTGCGCGAAGGATTCACCAAGTATACGCCTGTCGATGGCATCCCCGAACTGAAAAAGGCGATCATCGGCAAAATGCAACGGGACAACCATCTTTCGTATGAACCCGACGAGGTATTGGTCACCTCGGGGGGCAAGCAGGCTTTTTTCAACATGGCCCTCGCCATGCTCAATCCGGGAGACGAGGTCATCATTCCCGCCCCCTACTGGGTCTCCTACCCCGACATGACCCTGGTCGCGGACGGACAACCGGTCATCATCGATACCCATGAGTCCGACGGGTTTAAACTGAATCCCGAACGTCTGGCCGCCGCGATCACCCCGAAAACCCGTTTTGTCGTCCTCAATTCGCCGTCCAATCCCACCGGGGCCGCCTACAGCGCCCTGGAAATGACAAAAATCGCCGATGTCCTCCGTGCCCATCCCCATGTCTGGGCCGTCAGCGACGACATTTATGAAAAAATTGTCTACGACGGTTTTCGTCATGTCACTCTTGTCGCGCTTGCCCCTTTTCTCAAGGATCGGACCCTGATTCTCAACGGTGTTTCCAAAACCTATTCCATGACCGGATGGCGTATCGGCTACGCCGTCGGTCCGCGCGAGGCCATCAAGGCCATGGGCAAGGTTCAGGAACAAAGCACCTCCTGCGCCACATCCATCGCCCAAAGGGCCGCCGCCGTCGCCATTTCCGGCGATCAGGCGTGTGTCGAACCCATGGTCCAGGCGTTCAAGGAACGCCGCGATTTCATCGTCGCCGCCCTGAACGCCATTCCGGGAATACATTGCAACATGCCGGAAGGGGCCTTTTATGTTTTTCCCAACGTTGGAGGATTGATGGGGAGAAAAACGCCCAAGGGAGCGCTCATCAACAACAGCATGGATCTGGCGGACTACCTGTTGAACGATCTGGATGTCGCTCTGGTACCGGGTCTTGCCTTCGGCAAGGATCCCTTCGTCCGGATTTCCTTCGCCATCGCCCTGGATGACCTGAAGGAGGCGATGAAAAGGATCGAGAGGGCGGCACGGGAGTTGGGTGTTGTCTGA